The Arachis duranensis cultivar V14167 chromosome 9, aradu.V14167.gnm2.J7QH, whole genome shotgun sequence genomic sequence GTGGGGACAGACAATATACGTCTCTCTATATTTCAAAGACAGAATCCAGAATTCCAGATGCAGCCTAAAAGGGTTAAACCCTTCTAGCACCTACTTACAAGTGATAACTTTTCAAGATCATAAATTAGACTCTAATGTTAGGTTCATGCTTGGTATATGTGACAAATTAGGTTAACATCAACCACCACTTAATTGCAAAATGGAATTAAAATAATCATGATGATTATAGGTGCACGGTACTGGGTTAACGGGATGTATTTGGAACATTACCTGAGGATTTGGAACATAAAGATTATCTTTGTACTTGACACGAGAAGAATCTTCTAAAGCTGTTGCACCCCCAACCACACCAGGAGGCATCATGGCATACCCGGTTGGATTAGCAAAATTCCCAAACCCATTAGGACTTCCAGCAGGAACAGGCTTGAACTGCTGAACTCCGTATTTAAGGCTATTCGCATTAAGATGGGAATTACCTCCAGGCATCAACAAGTAACTGCTGCCATTTGTTGGATGAGGATAGGGAGGATTACTTGAATATCCAGGCATAGCCATTGGTGGAACATAGACTGGTGACAAGAACTGACGATACGGCATAAGATTAGCAAAATGTGAAACATGTACTTGTGGATACATCTGTGCCACAGGAGGTTGCACCATGGAAACTGTGGAAGCGGGAACACTATTGGCCACGTGGGAACTTAAGCCCTGCACACCCCGAAGATTATGTCAAAGAGAAATTCTAAAGATGAAGTTACTGCAAGATccaaatctaaaataaaaagaaacaaaactaTAGTGCTTACAATTCTCTactaaatcataatttaatataCCTCTTGAGGTGATGGTAGACCCTGCCCTCGGAGAGTATCATCTATTGTGGGTCTGAAATAAGGCATGTCGTAACCAGTTGGAGGATCATAGGCCTGTTTCAAGGTAACTATGAGAAAGGAAGTACCAAAGCAAAACATGCAATTAACATATACGATAGTTACAAAATTATTATCACCCATCAGATAGCAACAAGTGTCATGGGAAAAGCCAGGTGGTAGAAGACAACAAACCCTATGCCATTTAAATATTTTCCCTAAAGTATTGGAATTTTATCAATGTTTGCCCTTGAAAAATTTAATCAAGTGTTGTAAAGCACTTCCTCCTATCTAGCTCGCATAATACGAcactttctagttcaaaacggTATGCCTATAAAACCTCTATCTAATGCCATGGAATATAATGTTAGGCCATTAATAACTGTGCATCCAAATTATGCAACTAAAGGAATCACTCACCGCAAATCCAGGCATATCATGAGAATCTTGCTGATGCTGTGACTCAGCAGGCACATAAGAAGGACTACTTTCACGAACCAACCTAATACTGCCATAAGGACCCTGATTCTGAGGACTTGAGGATCCTCTGTTATCATGCAATTGCAGCTCAGTAGCACCAGATGCTGGAGAGTCAGATACAGGATTTCTGATGTGGTCTTCCTGCAAGTCTACCTGCTTGCTCCCAGGAACATCATCAGCGGACAACTCTGAAGCAGGCACTGTCAAGCTGACAATAAGTGTTAAATAATGTCACAACTAGCTCTTAGAAAGTGAAGACTGAAGAAAACAGTGAACATGAGACCGGTCTAAGTTAGaacaatcaaaataaataaatagaccAGAACAGGAAAACCAACCTGGCAGTAGATTCCTCATTTGATTTCTCAGCAACTCCTATATTGTTAGGTTGATGTCTTGAGGAATTAAATTCTGTCCCAATGCTACCAAAAGTCAGCAGAGCACGATCAGTGTCTCTAACTCGAATATGCTGTGCAATAATCACATTCTGGTTCTCACTGATATTTACTTGGGAAAGTTTATCTTGCAGCTTTGTAGTATCTGATTCCGTATCCTTAGAGTTTTCCACTGGAGTTGACGCAAGCTTTTTAGGTGTTCCAATCACCCCGGGACCATTATTACTCAACTTCTGGCTTGATTTAGGTTTCCACTCTTTATTATGCTGAGTAACTGCACAAAAACCATGAAGTTTCTAGACATGGATTAGATATGAGGGGCGGGAAGCACATTCAAGAAATAGGTTGATAGTTTTGTCAATTGAGTACTGTACTTGAATTAGATTGCAAAAATAGGAGGAAAAGTGTCCAAAAAATTAAGGTTTAGAAGACAACATCAAAGAAAATCCTAGTAGTAGATTGCTATCATAAACCTTGCATCTTCTGACTGAAATACAATGTTTCTGAATTCCCTAATGCAAAAGACAAATGCATACATAACTAAGATCAAACCACCAAAAGTTATGCATTGAGCAAAATCATTAGCCTTAGAAACGAAGACAACCAAATCAGAATTAGAAGAAACAAGCAGCagcaaaaatcaaattttggtaATGCTATTTTGGAGATATACCTCTCTGATGTCCCACAAGTTGTTGATGTGGTCGACCGTTATATTGATTGCTCATGGATGGCCTGCTAACTGTCATGCCAGTGAAGGAAGGTTCAGTTATATTAGTTTGACTAAATTGTTCAGTCTTTGAGATGATACCAACTGAATGAAATGAATCTGCAGATGTACCATCTTTTCCAGTAAGAGTATTAGCAAAAGAACTAGGAACGGATGATTGTTTGACCGAGTTGTCTGAAGCCTGTCTACGTCCACCAACAACCCCCACTTCACGCCTAATCGCCCCTACAACACCTGATGATCTGGAATCAGGGGAGGGGACATGAACTGGATCTGTTGAAGAGGAATAAACCCCAATAGCAGAACTGGTTGATGTCACAGTTGTAGAATTCTGGTTGTTATTGGGCTTTGTTGGTTGCTCTTGTGATGCTATATTTGATGTTGCACCTTCCTTAGCAGGTGTAAATTTTCTGTCACTGGCATTTGGAATAGCATCTTTTGAGTATCTTCCATGTGAATTAGGAGGACCATTTAGAGCCTGCGATATATTTCTTGCACCAAATGACCTTTGATTACTATAAGCAGTTGATGATCTGTAACAAAGACAATACACGAATTATGTACAAAATAATCactgaaaaaaaatcaaaatagtgATCCTTGACAGATATCTCCTCAAACGATACAAAGATATCTTTCAAGTCTGCCTTCAAGCAGCAATTGCATCAAGTCAAATAACATTAACACATACAACCCCAAAACCCATTTCCAACATCCAACTCAACATTATCCTCAAAGTTTTGCAATTAAGTAGTAAATGGACCTTCAATCAACATATTTCTACATTGATCGTCAAAGCATTCAACAGCTCTATGGCCAACTAAATCTCTACCCTACATCATCACCTTTATATACTCGATGAGGATAACTTGAGATTATTTGTATCAGTGAATCAAATCACAAATCCTACAACTAGGGTTCTTTCTCACATCTCATTATTCATTTCTAATTTCGTCTTGCCTACGAAAACACTTCACAATTTCACATCCTATCTGTAGCAACAGCGAACCTAGCCATGAGATAAAAGCTTTCAGTTTGCCCGAGTTTATGTAATGTGTATGTACGATTGTGGATTACTAAGGAGTGAGGATTCCAGGTATGCACAGTCAAGCTAGTTTCCCTTTCACTAATccagataattttaaaaaaataaataaaaataccctTTTTCAGAAGTGTTCACAATTGACTGCTCATTGGTAGATGTTGTGCATTGCACTGAAGGAGGCTTTACTTCTTTATATATGTGATTTACTCTATTGTCTCTGACAACTCGAAACTCTCTGCTGATGCCTGAACATTAAGCAATACTTTAAGATCAGCTCATACATACAACAATGTGAATTaccataaaagaaaaaggatccGGCCCAATTGACTTGCATATGTCAAAATATAATAACCTAGGTTTTTTCTGTTATATCTGCAGTTAAACTCAATCTTGTAATTGACCACAAACagtaatgataaaaatattaataaaattattggaaTATAAAACTGAGTTCATGCTTTTATTGACAATCTACATCTATACAAAGAACAAAATGAAGACTTTAAACCTCAAAATGAAGACAAAATGCTAATCAGGGCATCAACTTTAAATCTCAAAATAGGCAGGAAATAAGTCATACCAGGTAAGGTATTCCGAGAATAGTTTGTTCTTCGAACATTATTATGTTCAGAAGGGGTATTATATTTCTTTCCTTGACCAACATTCTCAGAATTCCTTCGTGGGTTGACAGGGACTGGGTTCCCAACATTTTGAGGCTGCAATAACATATACTTGTAAATaaattacaaagaaaaaaaaaacctatacTCTTTAATATGTTGCCATGGatttaatgaaaaagaaaatgtgtaTGAAGATGCAATACCTCCTTCTTTCGGTCTCTCCTTCTCTTCACCTCATGGAATGGATCtgaataacaaattcaaaatttacacTAAGAGAAAGTATCATTTCATTGTTCACTTTTCTTCAAATCAATAGTTAATTGTTgtcaaaatataattagaacCAACAGGCTGATTAGCAATCCCGACATACAACACAACTAGAATAGGACACACTCTTCATGACAACTTGATCTAGAATACCGGTTATATATCAAGATGCGGGCCACCTAAATATTGAACTGCGCCCCAATGGAGACAATTTATGTAGTAACTACTTAGGTAAATTAATCAAGCATGAACTATAATAAAATGTTTACATTTAAACCATATGATGTTCAGAAATTATGGAAAATTAAGCTATGCATTTATGGATTCAcagaattttcttttcaactGATCAAATATAACCCTAGGTAACTGCTATTTGGGCAATGGCCACTGATAAATCACACATTTACTAATTTACTCTTTTGATCATCCTTAATCCTCGAAACAAAGGGCACAGAACTAATGACATTGTATCTAGGAGGAAACTAAACTTACAACAATGAATGTCTGGGTTCAGTGGAAGAAAGAAATGGGGGCATGGAACGGCACTCAAAACTATATGTTCACTATGAAGCACATGCTATAAACATCCCTAAATCTTCAATTACAAAGTGCCCATTTTTCCTAGTATTCACTAGCTAAAATACTTGACAGGTGCAATGACGTCGACGCTGCCTTGACAATATCAGCTCCTCGCAGCCTAAATAGAAAGTACCACGACATGAACAAAGAAACATTGGTCTTGTAC encodes the following:
- the LOC107464759 gene encoding uncharacterized protein LOC107464759 isoform X1 — translated: MVAGSGSGSPRAEGGNGNNTQILSARVRRTIQSIKEIVGNHSDADIYVALKETNMDPNDAAQKLLNQDPFHEVKRRRDRKKEPQNVGNPVPVNPRRNSENVGQGKKYNTPSEHNNVRRTNYSRNTLPGISREFRVVRDNRVNHIYKEVKPPSVQCTTSTNEQSIVNTSEKGSSTAYSNQRSFGARNISQALNGPPNSHGRYSKDAIPNASDRKFTPAKEGATSNIASQEQPTKPNNNQNSTTVTSTSSAIGVYSSSTDPVHVPSPDSRSSGVVGAIRREVGVVGGRRQASDNSVKQSSVPSSFANTLTGKDVSRPSMSNQYNGRPHQQLVGHQRVTQHNKEWKPKSSQKLSNNGPGVIGTPKKLASTPVENSKDTESDTTKLQDKLSQVNISENQNVIIAQHIRVRDTDRALLTFGSIGTEFNSSRHQPNNIGVAEKSNEESTASLTVPASELSADDVPGSKQVDLQEDHIRNPVSDSPASGATELQLHDNRGSSSPQNQGPYGSIRLVRESSPSYVPAESQHQQDSHDMPGFAAYDPPTGYDMPYFRPTIDDTLRGQGLPSPQEGVQGLSSHVANSVPASTVSMVQPPVAQMYPQVHVSHFANLMPYRQFLSPVYVPPMAMPGYSSNPPYPHPTNGSSYLLMPGGNSHLNANSLKYGVQQFKPVPAGSPNGFGNFANPTGYAMMPPGVVGGATALEDSSRVKYKDNLYVPNPQAETSEIWIQNPRELPGMQSAPYYNLPAQTPHGAYMPSHTGHASFNAAAAQSSHMQFPGMYHTPPQPTPMANPHHLGPAMGNNVGVGVAPAAPGPQVGAYQQPQLGHLNWTTNF
- the LOC107464759 gene encoding uncharacterized protein LOC107464759 isoform X2, coding for MVAGSGSGSPRAEGGNGNNTQILSARVRRTIQSIKEIVGNHSDADIYVALKETNMDPNDAAQKLLNQDPFHEVKRRRDRKKEPQNVGNPVPVNPRRNSENVGQGKKYNTPSEHNNVRRTNYSRNTLPGISREFRVVRDNRVNHIYKEVKPPSVQCTTSTNEQSIVNTSEKGSSTAYSNQRSFGARNISQALNGPPNSHGRYSKDAIPNASDRKFTPAKEGATSNIASQEQPTKPNNNQNSTTVTSTSSAIGVYSSSTDPVHVPSPDSRSSGVVGAIRREVGVVGGRRQASDNSVKQSSVPSSFANTLTGKDVSRPSMSNQYNGRPHQQLVGHQRVTQHNKEWKPKSSQKLSNNGPGVIGTPKKLASTPVENSKDTESDTTKLQDKLSQVNISENQNVIIAQHIRVRDTDRALLTFGSIGTEFNSSRHQPNNIGVAEKSNEESTASLTVPASELSADDVPGSKQVDLQEDHIRNPVSDSPASGATELQLHDNRGSSSPQNQGPYGSIRLVRESSPSYVPAESQHQQDSHDMPGFAAYDPPTGYDMPYFRPTIDDTLRGQGLPSPQEGLSSHVANSVPASTVSMVQPPVAQMYPQVHVSHFANLMPYRQFLSPVYVPPMAMPGYSSNPPYPHPTNGSSYLLMPGGNSHLNANSLKYGVQQFKPVPAGSPNGFGNFANPTGYAMMPPGVVGGATALEDSSRVKYKDNLYVPNPQAETSEIWIQNPRELPGMQSAPYYNLPAQTPHGAYMPSHTGHASFNAAAAQSSHMQFPGMYHTPPQPTPMANPHHLGPAMGNNVGVGVAPAAPGPQVGAYQQPQLGHLNWTTNF